The proteins below are encoded in one region of Hordeum vulgare subsp. vulgare chromosome 3H, MorexV3_pseudomolecules_assembly, whole genome shotgun sequence:
- the LOC123440371 gene encoding uncharacterized protein LOC123440371, with protein sequence MSQAPKADPEERNGFTCGTLLTCLCLPGLSKKKPEEAGGGKTQQPAAPEQDHRTEQELPQVPSRREASLEKLEGSSLYSGSNIVFDFLVEPGEGDNRGAVHGYCPSPCFDLPVELIRAGERCGVVASDVPVTSAFVFDGHRDGAALKKMASCLASSVPTGSEARPTHLVRFLSASGCAVPVPPPVASFGGPAKHCGG encoded by the coding sequence ATGTCTCAAGCGCCCAAAGCCGACCCCGAGGAGCGCAACGGATTCACCTGCGGCACGCTGCTCACGTGCCTCTGCCTCCCGGGGCTCTCCAAGAAGAAGCCGGAGGAAGCTGGCGGTGGCAAGACCCAGCAGCCAGCGGCGCCGGAACAAGACCATCGCACGGAGCAGGAACTCCCGCAGGTGCCAAGCCGCCGGGAGGCGTCCTTGGAGAAGCTCGAGGGCTCCTCGCTCTACTCCGGCAGCAACATCGTCTTCGACTTCCTGGTGGAGCCGGGGGAAGGGGACAACCGTGGCGCCGTCCATGGATACTGCCCGTCGCCGTGCTTTGACCTGCCGGTGGAGCTGATACGGGCCGGCGAACGATGCGGGGTCGTCGCTAGCGACGTGCCGGTCACGTCCGCATTCGTGTTCGACGGCCATCGAGATGGCGcagctctgaagaagatggcgtcGTGCCTGGCGTCCAGCGTGCCTACAGGTAGCGAGGCGCGGCCAACGCATCTCGTGAGGTTCCTGTCCGCGTCGGGTTGTGCCGTGCCGGTGCCGCCTCCCGTGGCGTCTTTCGGTGGCCCGGCAAAGCATTGCGGGGGTTGA